The Brassica napus cultivar Da-Ae chromosome C9 unlocalized genomic scaffold, Da-Ae chrC09_Random_64, whole genome shotgun sequence DNA window AAATTTTTCTGTAGAATGAATAGATTTGTAgcaaaaaagattatatatagaaTCCTTTTTGAAATTCTGTTTATGTTTTGGATTGAAAAATAAGTTAGCCTcacaaaaattttgttttttgtaattatcaaaaatttttttttcgtatGAATCCACTTTGTTTAAACTTGGATTTAGAACTAGAGAGtcttggtttagtttttttttccatttttgggTTACTAATCTAGCCCATGCAATCTGAGGTAAATTATATTGAGAATGACTTCGTAACCAGTTTTTCCATTGATTTATTTCGGAATTTAAAAGGGTTTTATCTTTCCATTCATAATGAAAGATTCcttgttctttaaaaaaatcttttatttgattcttaacaaaaaaggatgttatgtatatgttatattcaaaaaaagacTTTAATTTAGAAAAGTTACTAACTTGAATTTGTGATAATTTGTAAAATACATATGCTTGTGATAAAGAGCATAAgtcataactaaaaaaatttttttttgatatgaaattttttatagtcgaaataaaataaatggtattttttttttttttttttctccattttcctcattcttgtaaatatatacatcaagaattttttttgttgaatcaaCAAAAAGTTGTGTAGTAATTCTTGGAATATTAATAATACctagaaaaatagaaatagacAGTTGTTCAAcgcaaaattgaaaaaaaaaaaaagatttacgaattaatcgagttttttttttttttaatgtctgcCAACTTTTTTTTGATGACTCAATTATTTTAGAATCATAACACAGTTTGTTACAACtattagttagtttttctttttcttttgaaatttttttcgtttgatttctGATTGTCTTTATTTTATCaatcacattttttattttgttttcgctGAGTGAAGAATTTGGCCACTCCGTCGATTTTTTTTGAACAGATAGTTCATGAATCATCTGATTACTCATTATTGAATCTTTTTTAGTTtcatttaattcatatatttctCTCGGGCCAACTAATGGAATTCTATTTCGTTttgaaaggttttttttttttttcttttagaaaaagcAAGTTTTTTATAATCcagtttttaatttctttttcgaCTTTTAGGAAAATTGTTGCTCTTTCTTTGAAAATCCTTAAAACCGGAAAAGACTTCGTTTTGgattttttgattcttttttttaattctttaaaaataggTTTAAAAAAAGAAGGCTTTGGTTTGGTAGAACCAAAAGGTAGGTCAGTTTCCAGCCCCCAAACtgttaaaaaacgaaaatcatttttttctccttttgttttttttagtcgAGCCTTCTGAGAtgattgaaatttatatttatgccaAGGTTTAAGATAAAACGGAAATAGGATTTTTATCTGAATACCATCCGTTAACCAGTTTCGTGGAAATTCTGTTTCGGATAGTTGAACCCCATTATAAGTACATTTAACATGCATTTCACGTTTCCACTCCTTTAAATCCTCTTCCCACTCGGGAAGTTGAAATAATACGATACGGatgctatttttaattattatcaataaaggtaatataatatattttctaagaatagaTTGAGTTACTAAAATAAAACCTCTTATTATTTGAGCAAATAAGAAGCTATCCCAAGTTTCCGCAATTTCTATAcgtctttgttcttctttttttgattgttcttcttcgtttttatcaaaaaaattttttttttccacatgaaatttctaagaatttttttttttagcccccatatatcaaacgaaaaaaaaaaaatttatctattCTATCAAAAAAAGGGGCGAATGTGCTTTTGCTTGCAAAAATTCCCAAATAACAGTTTTACGCCTTTGGGAACGCATGGATCCTTTAATTATCTCTCGACGAAAATCAGATTGTTGTGAATAACGGATCAAAGCCATTTCATCTGTTTGATCAGAATTTTGATTATCTTTGAGATTAGTATAAATCTCGTTATGCGGTTCTTTTAAATCAGTAAAAACCACTACACGTTTTGCTTTTCTTGAACGAATTCCAGGTTCGGTTGGTATATTTTCTTCAGTTTCAGCTTCCAATTCTTCCAATTCACTTGTTAATTTGTATGACCATTGAGGAACTTGTTTATTGATTTCATggaaatcaataaattttttataagagtttgatcattattataaattataacgacatcaaataaaattttgaaaatttttatttcttcttctgactgaattttttcttcttggggttcggaaaaaaaataaagttttttctcTATTGATAAAgactttcttttaaatttttctattgtttgctcaaatttttgagaattaatcTTCAGAAGTATAGCATGAATTTTGTTTATCCAAGATCctcttatattcttttttttataggttTTGGTTATGATTTGGAACGGAgataattttttgattcttcCGCGCGAAATCCCATGTAAAAATGGATCATAAATTTTAGGTAAATATTCTTTTTGAGTTTCGTTATGACAAAATCGAGTTGTTTTTTCCAGTATATTTTCAATAGACCCTTTTTTATCTAAAGCTtcaattctatttaaaaattcgttttttaaattttcctttttttcttcattgACCAAACTCCAACAAGTATAAACTTGATCCgaggtttttttttctgttgtaaATGAAGGGATCTTTTTTTGTATCATTTCAAAAAAAGTTGAAAGGTTGGGGGGATATGTAAAAGATATTCGTTCTTTTCCATCACTTTGgcatgtataaaaaaaatattgtgacaTTTCATTTcttacagtattttcaattttatcattttttatatatcgatTTGGTCTATTCCATCTTTTATAATCGAAAACTAGAGTTACAAAAGGTTTTTCAAACCATAAAAAacgatcctcttttttttttattttgaaaaattctaaattagaattttctttatttccatCTCGATTTTCAGAAACTGTTTTATAGTTATAGTATGTTCGAACGTGGAATTCATCATCCTTATTAATTTTGTCTTTTCCATTCACTCCGATTTCTTCCATTTCATCGATTTTGTCCAGATCCTCCCTTTCTTccgaaaaaatgaaaaaaattgaaaaatgaaaaGGTTGTCTTATTCAAAACCCCAATTATGAAATCCCTTCTATCCCACTTCACACCCGGAACGCACCGTTCTTATAGAGAGAAAGGCACTTTCACATCTTCTTAACCCGAAATGGCTGGGGAGAGGAAAGGTTCCTTTTTTTGTAGGGTACTCCTGGGAACAGATCCAGTGGAGACGGGGGGGCTTGTAGCTCAGAGGATTAGAGCACGTGGCTACGAACCACGGTGTCGGGGGTTCGAATCCCTCCTCGCCCACAACCGGCCCAAAAGGGAAGGACCTTTCCCTCGGGGGGTAGGAAAATCATGCTCGGGATAGCGGACTCAAAGCTATGGAACTTGGTTGGGGATGGGTCTTTTGTCGAAATAGAGTGGAGTggccttcttttttatttgaatttagatatatatctattatatctatcgctttttttttacatatagtaTGATTACCGGCCGAATCAGCATATTTTTCGAAGCCCCGTAACTCTTCCTCAGCCAGGCTTGGGCAGAATAGCAGAGCAAGTACAAGTATTAGTAGCATAGAAAAAATGCGTTCCTCATCATTAAGTCATTAAATGAATATGTTTGCGCGCGGTAATTGTGAACTCTCGGGAGAATCGATGACTGCATCAAAGATGCACTTGTTAGTACACCTGCAAATTctgaattggctagttgtaaatAGCCCCAGGACTATGGAATAAAGGATTATCCCGGACCTACACCGAGGTATTGACGGTGATTCTCAAATATCACAGAACAGAATGTGATACGATGAGATAGAATGCAATAGAAATTTTTCGGAAGAAAGGGAGGATCTGGACAAAATCGATGAAATGGAAGAAATCGGAGTGAATGGAAAAGACAAAATTAATAAGGATGATGAATTCCACGTTCGAACATACTATAACTATAAAACAGTTTCTGAAAATCGAGatggaaataaagaaaattctaatttagaatttttcaaaataaaaaaaaagaggatcgtTTTTTATGGTTTGAAAAACCTTTTGTAACTCTAGTTTTCGATTATAAAAGATGGAATAGACCAAatcgatatataaaaaatgataaaattgaaaatactgtaagAAATGAAAtgtcacaatattttttttatacatgcCAAAGTGATGGAAAAGAACGAATATCTTTTACATATCCCCCCAACCTTTCAACTTTTTTTGAAATGATACAAAAAAAGATCCCTTCATttacaacagaaaaaaaaacctcGGATCAAGTTTATACTTGTTGGAGTTTGGTcaatgaagaaaaaaaggaaaatttaaaaaacgaatttttaaatagaattgaAGCTTTAGATAAAAAAGGTCTATTGAAAATATACTGGAAAAAACAACTCGATTTTGTCATAACGAAACTCAAAAAGAATATTTACCTAAAATTTATGATCCATTTTTACATGGGATTTCGCGCGgaagaatcaaaaaattatcTCCGTTCCAAATCATAACCAAaacctataaaaaaaagaatataagagGATCTTGGATAAACAAAATTCATGCTATACTTCTGAAgattaattctcaaaaatttgagcaaacaatagaaaaatttaaaagaaagtcTTTATCAATAgagaaaaaactttattttttttccgaaccccaagaagaaaaaattcagtcagaagaagaaataaaaattttcaaaattttatttgatgtcgttataatttataataatgatcaaactcttataaaaaattttattgatttccATGAAATCAATAAACAAGTTCCTCAATGGTCATACAAATTAACAAGTGAATTGGAAGAATTGGAAGCTGAAACTGAAGAAAATATACCAACCGAACCTGGAATTCGTTCAAGAAAAGCAAAACGTGTAGTGGTTTTTACTGATTTAAAAGAACCGCATAACGAGATTTATACTAATCTCAAAGATAATCAAAATTCTGATCAAACAGATGAAATGGCTTTGATCCGTTATTCACAACAATCTGATTTTCGTCGAGAGATAATTAAAGGATCCATGCGTTCCCAAAGGCGTAAAACTGTTATTTGGGAATTTTTGCAAGCAAAAGCACATTCGCCCCTTTTTTTGATAGaatagataaattttttttttttcgtttgatatatgggggctaaaaaaaaaaattcttagaaatttcatgtggaaaaaaaaaattttttttgataaaaacgaagaagaacaatcaaaaaaagaagaacaaagacgTATAGAAATTGCGGAAACTTGGGATAGCTTCTTATTTGCTCAAATAATAAGAGGTTTTATTTTAGTAACTCAAtctattcttagaaaatatattatattacctttattgataataattaaaaatagcatCCGTATCGTATTATTTCAACTTCCCGAGTGGGAAGAGGATTTAAAGGAGTGGAAACGTGAAATGCATGTTAAATGTACTTATAATGGGGTTCAACTATCCGAAACAGAATTTCCACGAAACTGGTTAACGGATGGTATTCAGATAAAAATCCTATTTCCGTTTTATTAAACCTtggcataaatataaatttcaatcaTCTCAGAAGGCTcgactaaaaaaaacaaaaggagaaaaaaatgattttcgttttttaacaGTTTGGGGGCTGGAAACTGACCTACCTTTTGGTTCTACCAAACCAAAGCCTTCTTTTTTTAAAcctatttttaaagaattaaaaaaaagaatcaaaaaatcCAAAACGAAGTCTTTTCCGGTTTTAAGGATTTTCAAAGAAAGAGCAACAATTTTCCTAAAAGtcgaaaaagaaattaaaaactgGATTATAAAAAACTTgctttttctaaaagaaaaaaaaaaaaacctttcaaAACGAAATAGAATTCCATTAGTTGGCCCGAGagaaatatatgaattaaatgaAACTAAAAAAGATTCAATAATGAGTAATCAGATGATTCATGAACTATCTGTTCAAAAAAAATCGACGGAGTGGCCAAATTCTTCACTCAgcgaaaacaaataaaaaatgtgaTTGATAAAATAAAGACAATCagaaatcaaacgaaaaaaatttcaaaagaaaaagaaaaactaactaataGTTGTAACAAACTGTGTTATGATTCTAAAATAATTGAGTCATCAAAAAAAAGTTGgcagacattaaaaaaaaaaaaaactcgattaattcgtaaatcttttttttttttcaattttgcgTTGAACAACTgtctatttctatttttctagGTATTATTAATATTCCAAGAATTACTACACAACTTTTTGttgattcaacaaaaaaaattcttgatgtatatatttacaagaatgaggaaaatggagaaaaaaaaaaaaaaaaaaaataccatttattttatttcgactataaaaaatttcatatcaaaaaaaattttttagttATGACTTATGCTCTTTATCACAAGCATATGTATTTTACAAATTATCACAAATTCAAGTTAGTAACTTTTCTAAATTAAAGTCTTTTttgaatataacatatacataacatccttttttgttaagaatcaaataaaagatttttttaaagaacaagGAATCTTTCATTATGAATGGAAAGATAAAACCCTTTTAAATTCCGAAATAAATCAATGGAAAAACTGGTTACGAAGTCATTCTCAATATAATTTACCTCAGATTGCATGGGCTAGATTAGTAACccaaaatggaaaaaaaaaactaaaccaagaCTCTCTAGTTCTAAATCCAAGTTTAAACAAAGTGGATTCatacgaaaaaaaaatttttgataattacaaaaaacaaaatttttgtgAGGCTAACTTATTTTTCAATCCAAAACATAAACAGAATTTCAAAAAGGAttctatatataatcttttttgcTACAAATCTATTCATTCTACAGAAAAATTTTTTGATATGTCTACAGGCCTAGAAAATTTTTTAATCTCTGTTttctagaaaaatataatattcgcAGTATAGGGGAAATTTTGCATAGAAAATATTTGGATTGGAGAATTCTCAACTTTTGgtttagaaaaaaagtaaatattgagCTTGATACTaggagtaaaaaaaaatatattaaaactaaagttaagaattataaaagaatttataaaataactaagaCGAGTCTTGccaatcaaaaaataaatttttttgattggATGGGAATGAATGAAGAAATACTAAATCCTCGTATAAcaaattttgacttttttttctttccagaatttttcttattttctagtACATATAAAATGAAACCGTGGGTCATACCAATTAAATCActtcttttcaattttaatgaaacaaaaaatgtgAATAAACAGATCACCCTAAAGAAAAAAGGTTTTATAccatcaaacgaaaaaaaattccttcggtttttaatctaaataaagaagaaaacgaaTCAGCAGGTCAAGAAGAGTTTGAATcagataaagaaacaaaaataaatacggAATCAGCTCTATcaaagcaagaaaaaaatattgaagaaaatTATACAGAATCGAAGataaaaaaacgtaaaaataaaaaaaaaccaaaaagcaATACCGAAGCGGAACTTGACTTATTTCTCAAAAGGTATTCGCGTTTTCAATTGCGAtggaattgtttttttaatcaaaaaatcctCAATAATGTAAAAGCATACTGTCTCTTGGTTAGACTAAAAAATCCAACCGAGATAACGATATCTTGTATTGAAAGAGGAGAGATGAGCTTAGATATTCTAATGATTGAGAAGAatttcactttttcaaaattaatgaaaaaaggaATATTGATTGTTGAACCTGTTCGTTTGTCTGTAAAAAACGACGGCcaacttattatatatagaaCCATCGGGATTTCATTGgttcataaaaataaacaaaataagtaaaagatcaaaaaaaaaagctatatttataaaaaaaaagtttaaatttctttGTCCCTGAAACTATTCTATCCCCTAAACGACGTAAAGAATTTCGAATTCTAAtttgtttcaatttaaaaaaaaaaatgcaagggatagaaattcaaaatttgatacaaatatTCAAAACTTGACCACAgttttgaataaaaagaaagatcttgataaggataaaaaaaacctaattaaattaaaatcctTTCTTTGGCCCAATTTTCGATTAGAAGATTTAGCTTGTATGAATCGCTATTGGTTTAATACGACTAATGGAAATCATTTCAGTATGATAAGAATACACATGTATACGCGATTTCAAATGCATTAATGGTAGATcctttttactatattttgactatatatatagtattaagTTACGGTATAtgaacaatatataatataagttacgGTATATGAAAACAATTGGATGCACAAATGTgagggattttttttaattcaatctTTATACATGAGATTCATTGAATTAATGACATAGATACCACTCAGAGCgaattcataaataaatttttaaaatcctccttttttagatcgaaatttaaacttttttttataaaattaagaattaataagTTGATAATTAAATTCGGATCCTTGTACAAAAAAACTACCATTATTATTACTGATCAGTAAAATTCATATCTTTCAATTCATATTAAAAAGGGAAGGATttctttttatgataaaaaatacattcatttcatttcaagaaaaaaaagaagaaagcaaGGGATCTGTTGAATTTCAAGTAGTCAGTTTCACTAATAAGATACGAAGACTTACTTCACATTTGGAATTGCACAGAAAAGATTATTTATCTCAGAGAGGTCTACGAAAAATTCTGGGAAAACGTCAACGACTGCTGGcttatttgtcaaaaaaaaatagagtacgTTATAAAGAATTAATTAATCAGTTGAATATTCGGGAATTAAAAACTCGTTAAATTCCAAAATTGtgaattagttaattttttagaTCTTGAATTTTTGAATAAACTTCTTTTTCAGCAATCTAATTCATACCAGAACGAATCAAGGAAAAACTTATGAAGAGACCAGTTACAGGAAAAGATCTTATGATAGTCAATATGGGACCTCACCACCCATCCATGCACGGTGTTCTTCGCTTAATTGTTACTCTAGACGGTGAGGATGTTGTTGATTGTGAACCCATATTGGGTTATTTACACAGAGGAATGGAAAAAATTGCAGAAAACCGAGCAATTATACAATATTTACCTTATGTAACGCGGTGGGATTATTTAGCTACTATGTTTACAGAAGCAATAACAGTAAACGGACCCGAACAATTAGGAAATATTCAAGTTCCTAAAAGAGCCAGCTATATCAGAGTAATTATGCTAGAATTGAGTCGTATAGCTTCTCATCTGTTATGGCTTGGCCCTTTTATGGCAGATATTGGGGCACAGACTCcctttttctatattttcagAGAACGAGAATTTGTATATGATCTATTCGAAGCTGCCACCGGTATGAGAATGATGCATAATTTTTTTCGTATTGGAGGAATAGCGGCGGATTTACCTTATGGTTGGATAGATAAATGCTTGgatttttgtgattattttttaacagaGGTTGTTGAATATCAAAAACTTATTACACGAAATCCTATTTTTTTAGAACGAGTTGAAGGCGTTGGGATTATTGGTGGGGAAGAAGCAATAAATTGGGGTTTATCCGGACCAATGTTACGCGCATCCGGAATACCATGGGATCTTCGTAAAGTTGATCGTTATGAGTCTTACGATGAATTTGAATGGGAAATTCAGTGGCAAAAACAAGGAGATTCATTAGCTCGTTATTTAGTACGACTTAGCGAAATGACAGAATCCatcaaaattattcaacagGCTCTGGAAGGACTTCCGGGGGGTCCctatgaaaatttagaaagcAGAGGCTTTGATAAAAAAAGGAATCCAGAGTGGAATGATTTTGAATATCGATTCATTAGTAAAAAACCTTCCCCTACTTTTGAATTATCGAAACAAGAACTTTACGTAAGAGTTGAAGCTCCAAAAGGGGAATTGGGAATTTTTCTCATAGGAGATCAAAGGTTTTCCTTGGAGATGGAAAATCCGACCGCCGGGTTTTATTAATTTGCAAATTCTTCCTGAACTAGTTAAAAGAATGAAATTGGCTGATATTATGACGATACTCGGTAGCATAGATATAATTATGGGAGAAGTTGATCgttaaaatgataatttatgCAACAGAAGTACAAACAATAAATTCTTTTCTTAGATTGGAATCTTTAAAAGAGGTCTATGGACTCATATGGATATTTGTCCCTATATTTTCTCTTGTATTGGGAATCATAACTGGTGTACTAGTAATTGTGTGGTTAGAAAGAGAAATATCTGCAGGGATACAACAACGTATTGGACCTGAATACGCCGGCCCGTTAGGAATTCTTCAAGCTTTAGCCGACGGGACAAAACTACTTTTCAAAGAAGATCTTCGTCCATCTAGAGGAAATACTCCTTTATTTAGTATTGGACCATCTATAGCAGTTATCTCTATTTTACTAAGTTATTCAGTAATTCCTTTTAGCAATCACCTTGTTTTAGCGGATCTCAATATCGGTATTTTTTTATGGATTGCCATCTCAAGTGTTGCTCCGATCGGACTTCTTATGTCAGGATATGgatcaaataataaatattcttttttaggtGGTCTGCGAGCTGCTGCTCAAGCGATTAGTTATGAAATACCATTAACTCTATGTGTTTTATCAATATCTCTACGTGCGATTCGTTGAAACAGAAAGGTTTATTCCGTTTCttctagataaaaaaaaaatgaaaaaaaaaacggaatatatatatttatctttcgGGTTTATCTTAATAAAAGGAATTTGAATTTGATAGTTATATATGAGTGAAAAAAAACTGCTCAGAAATTAgcagtaaaaagaaaaattaagtcTCATTTCCTATGTACAAAGGTTAAATGGAAATAAACGTAAGCGTAAGAATCGCTTTACCCCAAGGTTGGTTGATTAGTCAGCCGGGCTTGAAGcgggttaaaaaaaatattaaccgtATGACGTTTTCACTATCAGTTATATAAATtactatacatatacatatattacaaaGTGATCGGCAATTAGGTAAAAACGCGTGGATGGTTAGAAACACCAAAATACACAAAGAATTTGTAATAGAGATTAACCAAATTGAAAAGGATATTTATGCATAACATAAGATAACAAAAAAGAAGGTTAATTGGGGCTTGAAATTTGTAGAAATTATCAGGCAGTACTCCCCAAGATTCCGATTCAGAGTATGCTCCCATCCACCGATAAATGTAATGACTATCAGAAACGAAAtaatcctttatttttttttaagtccacctactttttttctaaaaaagaaagaaagaagaataggAACGAaacaagtatatttttttttatagatttcgaaaataaaatagaatttctaTCATGAATAAGAAACTAATAGGATGTTTAATTCTTTTTCGTAATTGAAAAACACGACGGGCTGAAAAACCTAGGTTTAGTTTTACAAGGGGTGCATTAAAGGATTAAGTTATTACTCAAcaaatagaaattaaaatttgtaaaggaTGAGATGAATTCCGAAGCGcgttttttagttttagaattTGAGCAGACAGAATTCCATTGGTATAATTCGGGACCCCAgatatatttctatttaatcCATTTTAGAACACATCATATCCATCTAAATAATACTAATCTGGTCCTTATATTTATTTACGGCCCCCGAGGAGCCGTATGAGGCGAAAACCTCATGTACGGTTTTGTAATAGCGGTGAGAATAGTAATGTTATCACCGACTAGGATTATCTAACAGTTTAAGTACAGTTGATATAGTTGAGGCACAATCAAAATATGGTTTTTGGGGATGGAATTTGTGGCGTCAACCTATAggttttatcatttttctaatttcttCCCTAGCAGAATGCGAGAGGTTACCTTTTGATTTACCAGAAGCGGAAGAAGAATTAATAGCAGGTTATCAAACTGAATATTCCGGTATcaaatttggtttattttatgttGCTTCTTatctaaatctattaatttccTCATTATTTGTAACAGTTCTATACTTAGGCGGTTGGAATATTTCTATTCCGTATATATCTATGCTGGAGCTATTTGAAAAGGATCAAATTTTTGGAACAACAATTGGTATCTTTATTACATTAGCTAAAACTTATTTGTTCTTGTTCATTTCTATCGCAACCAGATGGACTTTACCTAGGCTAAGAATGGATCAACTATTAAATCTTGGATGGAAATTTCTTTTACCGATTTCCCTTGGTAATCTATTATTAACAACTTCTTTCCAACTCTTTTCACTCTAAATTGAAAATCAATCCAAGATATTCATTACTTGTTTTaaacaagagaaagaaacaaagatcAAATTATTCATAGATAATTACAATATGCTTCCTATGATAACCGGGTTCATGAATTATGGTCAACAAACCCTACGAGCTGCAAGGTATATTGGTCAGGGTTTCATGATTACCTTATCCCACACAAATCGTTTACCTGTAACTATTCAATATCCCtatgaaaaattaataacatcAGAACGTTTCCGCGGTCGAATCCATTTCGAATTTGATAAATGCATTGCTTGTGAAGTATGTGTTCGAGTATGTCCTATAGATCTGCCGGTTGTTGATTGGAAATTGGAAACTAATATTCGAAAAAAACGATTGCTTAATTACAGTATTGATTTTggaatttgtatattttgtggTAATTGTGTTGAGTATTGTCCAACAAATTGTTTGTCAATGACTGAAGAATATGAGTTTTCAACTTATGATCGTCACGAGTTGAATTATAATCAAATCGCTTTGGGGCGTTTACCAATGTCAGTAATTGACGATTATACTATTCGAACAATTTTGAATTCACCTCAAACAAAAAATGGGTAAAcccattaattttattaaaaaaagaatgcaaaactgttgaattatattatataaagaatttaattaaaaacttgtatttatagaataatattaAGTATTAAGGCTCAtccttttaatataatattttcgtaattattatcTTGCTTGAAATAGATAGGTtgaaaatattagaataaaaaagcGAAACTGTCTAATAATTGTATCTACATCAATTAATATTCATTAGATTCTAATTTCACTCTAttagaaacatattaaaaaaaaattccccgGTTAAATTAATAAGGTCATGAAAaggatttctattttttctttttttaataatataatggaTTTGCCTggaaaaatacatgattttcttttagtttttctgGGATCTGGTCTTCTAGTAGGAGGTCTGGGAGTGGTAT harbors:
- the LOC125595174 gene encoding NAD(P)H-quinone oxidoreductase subunit 1, chloroplastic isoform X2, whose translation is MIIYATEVQTINSFLRLESLKEVYGLIWIFVPIFSLVLGIITGVLVIVWLEREISAGIQQRIGPEYAGPLGILQALADGTKLLFKEDLRPSRGNTPLFSIGPSIAVISILLSYSVIPFSNHLVLADLNIGIFLWIAISSVAPIGLLMSGYGSNNKYSFLGGLRAAAQAISYEIPLTLCVLSISLRAIR
- the LOC125595174 gene encoding NAD(P)H-quinone oxidoreductase subunit 1, chloroplastic isoform X1, whose amino-acid sequence is MIIYATEVQTINSFLRLESLKEVYGLIWIFVPIFSLVLGIITGVLVIVWLEREISAGIQQRIGPEYAGPLGILQALADGTKLLFKEDLRPSRGNTPLFSIGPSIAVISILLSYSVIPFSNHLVLADLNIGIFLWIAISSVAPIGLLMSGYGSNNKYSFLGGLRAAAQAISYEIPLTLCVLSISLLSNSLSTVDIVEAQSKYGFWGWNLWRQPIGFIIFLISSLAECERLPFDLPEAEEELIAGYQTEYSGIKFGLFYVASYLNLLISSLFVTVLYLGGWNISIPYISMLELFEKDQIFGTTIGIFITLAKTYLFLFISIATRWTLPRLRMDQLLNLGWKFLLPISLGNLLLTTSFQLFSL